The uncultured Carboxylicivirga sp. genomic interval AGGTTCAATTACAGAATCGATATATCCTTTAGCCGCAGCCACAAACGGGTTGGCAAATTTCTCTTTGTACTCTTCAACTTTCTTAGCACGCATTGCATCCTTATCTTCAGCTTCTTCAATTTCTTTTCTGAAGATAATATTAGCAGCACCTTCTGGTCCCATTACAGCAATTTCAGCTGTTGGCCATGCAAACATAAAGTCAGCACCCAAGTGACGAGAGTTCATTGCAATATAACCACCACCATAAGCTTTACGCAAAATAACAGTGATTTTAGGCACAGTAGCTTCAGAGTATGCATATAATACTTTTGCTCCGTGACGGATAACACCGGCATGCTCTTGGTCAGCTCCTGGTAAATATCCAGGCATATCTTCCAAGGTAACAATTGGAATATCAAATGCATCACAGTAACGAATAAAACGAGCTGCTTTATCAGAACTATCACAATCCAATACACCGGCTAACACTAATGGCTGATTGGCAACAAAACCAACTGTTTCACCATTTAAACGCCCAAAACCAATTACAATATTAGCAGCCCAAAGCTCTTGAATTTCAAAGAAATCGGAGTCATCAACAATAGCTCTAATAACATCGCGTACATCATACGGCTGACGCGGATCTGAAGGAATCAAATCTTCGATATTACCGCTAAATTTCGGTGGTTTTGGAGGAAAAGCTTTTGCTCTTTTAGTGTTACTCCAAGGAATGAAAGTTATTAATTTCTTAATCTGCTCAAAACATTCAGCTTCACTATCAGCGAAGAAATGAGCATTACCAGTAGTTTCTGCATGTACACGGGCTCCTCCTAGATCTTCCATTGAGATCTTTTCACCCAAAACAGATTCGATTACACCTGGCCCTGTAATAAACATTTTAGAAATATTATCTACTACAAATACAAAGTCAGTCAAGGCTGGTGAATAAACAGCTCCACCTGCACATGGACCTAAAATAACCGAAATCTGAGGAATAACGCCTGAAGCTAGAGTATTACGGTAAAAAATCTCACCATAACCAGCCAAGGCATTCACACCTTCCTGAATACGAGCACCTCCAGAATCGTTAATACCGATCAAAGGTACACGCATTTTAATGGCGTGATCCATAATTTTAGTAATCTTACGGGCATGCATTAATCCTAATGAACCTCCTTCGACTGTAAAGTCCTGGGCATAAATACATATTGGAGCACCATAAACAGTACCTGTACCAATAATTACTCCATCTCCATGAAGTTGTTTTTTGTCCATGCCGAAGTCACGAGCCTCATGTTCAACAAAAAGATCGTACTCGGTGAAAGAATCTTTATCCACAAGTGCAAGGATACGGTTACGAGCTGTTTGTTTACCTCTCGCCACCTGTTTTTCAATGGCTTTGTCGCCACCACCCTTTTCCACTTGTTCCTTTCGTTTACGAAGGTCAAGGATGTGTTTTTTCAATGACATAATCCAATAATTTGATTTAACCTACTATTAACCAGTTCTTATTACATCCTGACTAATAATTTTTCAGGGTGCATAATTACTAATTTATTTTTTTTAACAAAAGAAATTAGTTGTTTTAAATATATCTTAAATATTTAACATTGGTTATTAACATCTAGTATTGAGCTACTTTGGAGCTCTATGATAGAGGAATATTCCGATTATAGCAAACAGAATATTAGGTATCCAGACGGCCAGTAAAGGGTTCATACTACCGTTAATGGCAAAGGTGGTTGAAATTGTCATGAACAAAATATACGAAAAACTAAGTGCAATACCAACTCCAATGTGCAATCCCATACCTCCTCTAACCTTACGCGATGCAAGAGACACTCCTATCAAGGTTAATATAAATGCACTAAAAGGGGATGCTATTCTCTTATATTTTTCTATATAAAACTCTTCCAAGTTACCGACCCCTCGAGCTGTTTGTTCTGAAATATAGCGATTTAACTCTGGGTTCGTCATCATCTCAAAATACTTACGCTCTTCTTTAAAGTCAATAGGCTTCATGTTAGGGATTAAGGTATCAATTTCATTCCCTTTACTAATAATCTGCTCCTCCCCATTTTCAAATTCCCGAATCAAATAACGATTCAAATGCCATCTTCCACTTGTAGTATCGTATTTAACCGTACGTGCCGACAGTTTTGATATCAAATGCTTTCCTTCGTATTTTTCTAGGTTGAAGTAATCGCCTTTTTCCTGATACGAATAGTATTTTCCTAAGAAAACAAATACGCCTGGTTCAATTTGCATATGAATATTACTCAACCCAACTTCTTTCTTATCTTTTACATAGGTAGCCTCAAACTTTAGCCTTGTTCGGTTTGCAGGCGGGATAATATAGCCTCCCAACAAAAACGAGAAAATGGCAATAATTGCAGCTCCCATAAAATATGGAAACATCAACCGTTTAAAACTAACCCCACTCGACAAAATGGCGATAATTTCTGTTTGATAAGCCATTTTAGATGTAAAGAAAATTACCGCAATAAATACAAATAAAGGGGTAAATAAATTGGCAAAATAAGGTATAAAGTTCTTATAATAATCAAAAACAATAGCCTGTAAGGGGGCATCCTTATCGATAAAATTATCAACCTTTTCAGTAATATCGAACACCACTGAAATACTAATAATCAAAAGAATGGCAAAAAAGAAAGTTCCAAGGAATTTTTTAAGAATATATAAATCCAGTTTTTTCAAAACGCCGGTTTTAGTTTAACAACGCCTCTTTTGAGCTTTATACAAAAGAACAAAAAAAATGTGTAATAAAAAGTTAAAACAATCACGTGCTACAAACGAGTAGTTATTTTTTTCACCATAACATCTTTCCAACTAGCAAAATCACCAGCGATTATATGCTTACGAGCCTCTTTTACCAACCATAAATAGAAGGTCAAATTATGCATACTTCCTATTTGTGCTGCCAACATCTCTTTCGACACATAAAGATGACGCAAATAAGCTTTTGTATATTGATGATCAACAAATGAAGTTCCATTAGGATCGACTGGGGAAAAATCGTTTTTCCACTTCTCGTTTCTCATATTTAAAATACCTTCTGATGTAAATAACATTCCATTACGGCCATTTCTGGTTGGCATCACACAATCAAACATATCAACACCCAAAGCAATATTTTCAAGCAAATTGGCAGGAGTTCCCACTCCCATTAAATAGCGTGGTTTGTCTTTGGGAAGAATACCATTTACCAACTCAACCATTTCGTACATTACTTCGGTT includes:
- a CDS encoding LptF/LptG family permease: MKKLDLYILKKFLGTFFFAILLIISISVVFDITEKVDNFIDKDAPLQAIVFDYYKNFIPYFANLFTPLFVFIAVIFFTSKMAYQTEIIAILSSGVSFKRLMFPYFMGAAIIAIFSFLLGGYIIPPANRTRLKFEATYVKDKKEVGLSNIHMQIEPGVFVFLGKYYSYQEKGDYFNLEKYEGKHLISKLSARTVKYDTTSGRWHLNRYLIREFENGEEQIISKGNEIDTLIPNMKPIDFKEERKYFEMMTNPELNRYISEQTARGVGNLEEFYIEKYKRIASPFSAFILTLIGVSLASRKVRGGMGLHIGVGIALSFSYILFMTISTTFAINGSMNPLLAVWIPNILFAIIGIFLYHRAPK
- a CDS encoding acyl-CoA carboxylase subunit beta; protein product: MSLKKHILDLRKRKEQVEKGGGDKAIEKQVARGKQTARNRILALVDKDSFTEYDLFVEHEARDFGMDKKQLHGDGVIIGTGTVYGAPICIYAQDFTVEGGSLGLMHARKITKIMDHAIKMRVPLIGINDSGGARIQEGVNALAGYGEIFYRNTLASGVIPQISVILGPCAGGAVYSPALTDFVFVVDNISKMFITGPGVIESVLGEKISMEDLGGARVHAETTGNAHFFADSEAECFEQIKKLITFIPWSNTKRAKAFPPKPPKFSGNIEDLIPSDPRQPYDVRDVIRAIVDDSDFFEIQELWAANIVIGFGRLNGETVGFVANQPLVLAGVLDCDSSDKAARFIRYCDAFDIPIVTLEDMPGYLPGADQEHAGVIRHGAKVLYAYSEATVPKITVILRKAYGGGYIAMNSRHLGADFMFAWPTAEIAVMGPEGAANIIFRKEIEEAEDKDAMRAKKVEEYKEKFANPFVAAAKGYIDSVIEPSETRDLLLHAIEVSAHKHDHRPDKKHGIPPF